Proteins found in one Timaviella obliquedivisa GSE-PSE-MK23-08B genomic segment:
- the pyrF gene encoding orotidine-5'-phosphate decarboxylase, whose protein sequence is MIASSHSPLADRIIVPLDVPTEADAIALLDRLPQVTFWKVGLELFVSSGSYILEALKTREKRIFLDLKFHDIPNTMAGACRAAAQYGVDLVTVHAAAGQAALKAAQIAAEEGATAAGLPTPNLIAVTLLTSINSRALAFELKIPLELGDYALQMALMVEESGLAGIVCSPQEVAQLRNACRKGFVFVCPGVRPTWAETGDQQRSLTPAAAIKAGADYLVIGRPITAAADPAAAFAQIVQEIGQSANEK, encoded by the coding sequence ATGATTGCCTCTTCTCACTCGCCGCTTGCTGACAGAATTATTGTGCCGCTAGATGTTCCTACCGAGGCAGACGCGATCGCCCTGCTCGATCGCCTTCCCCAAGTTACCTTTTGGAAAGTTGGGCTGGAACTCTTCGTCAGCAGCGGCTCTTACATCTTAGAAGCCCTTAAAACCCGCGAGAAACGCATCTTCCTCGACTTGAAATTCCATGACATCCCTAACACCATGGCAGGAGCCTGTCGTGCTGCTGCTCAATACGGGGTTGATTTAGTCACCGTTCATGCAGCTGCGGGACAAGCAGCTCTCAAAGCAGCGCAAATTGCCGCTGAGGAAGGAGCCACTGCTGCTGGACTGCCCACCCCTAACCTGATTGCCGTAACGCTGCTAACAAGCATCAATTCCAGAGCATTAGCCTTTGAACTCAAAATTCCGCTAGAGCTAGGCGACTATGCTTTGCAAATGGCATTGATGGTAGAAGAAAGCGGATTGGCGGGCATTGTTTGTTCGCCGCAAGAGGTGGCGCAGTTACGAAATGCTTGTCGAAAAGGCTTCGTATTTGTTTGCCCTGGTGTGCGCCCCACTTGGGCAGAAACAGGAGATCAGCAGCGATCGCTGACCCCAGCCGCTGCCATCAAAGCCGGAGCCGATTATTTAGTCATAGGTCGCCCCATCACCGCAGCCGCCGATCCGGCAGCGGCGTTTGCCCAAATTGTTCAAGAAATAGGGCAGAGCGCAAATGAAAAGTGA
- a CDS encoding sugar ABC transporter permease, with protein sequence MKTLDRSQQEARAAWLFLSPALILIGVFLLYPIAYLVYLSFTAGNFTREGTRWVGLRNYWRLLVDPDFWQVLSNTAYFTIATVIPSLVIPLGLAILLNRSFALRGALRTAYFLPSITSLVAAGLGFRWLFQNDGPVNDFLNGLGIESIPWLSSPTWAMPVLILLSTWKQLGFNMVVFLAGLQAIPVNLYEAAELDGADGWQQFWHITLPGLRPTLIFAGVTTAIFTLRSFEQPYVMTGGGPLNSTNLLVFYIYNQAFAQFDMGYAAAAAIVLLAVTLVLVYVQLQVSQEESP encoded by the coding sequence GTGAAAACTTTAGATCGATCGCAACAAGAAGCGCGGGCAGCCTGGCTGTTTCTCTCTCCGGCACTAATCCTAATAGGCGTGTTTTTACTTTACCCGATCGCCTACTTAGTCTATCTCAGCTTTACTGCTGGAAACTTCACCCGTGAGGGGACTCGTTGGGTAGGGTTACGTAACTACTGGCGGCTGTTGGTCGATCCAGATTTTTGGCAGGTGTTGAGTAATACTGCATATTTCACGATAGCAACAGTCATTCCAAGTTTAGTGATTCCTTTAGGATTAGCCATATTGCTGAATCGGTCTTTTGCTCTGCGGGGAGCACTGCGAACTGCTTATTTTCTTCCCTCTATTACTTCATTGGTAGCAGCGGGTTTAGGCTTTCGCTGGTTGTTTCAGAATGACGGCCCTGTGAATGACTTTTTGAACGGACTAGGCATAGAATCTATTCCTTGGCTCAGCAGCCCAACTTGGGCAATGCCCGTGCTGATTTTACTTAGCACTTGGAAGCAGTTAGGCTTCAACATGGTGGTATTTTTAGCCGGGTTGCAAGCGATCCCGGTCAACCTTTATGAGGCAGCAGAGTTAGATGGGGCAGATGGTTGGCAGCAGTTTTGGCATATTACGCTGCCCGGATTACGCCCGACGCTGATTTTTGCAGGGGTGACTACGGCAATCTTTACGCTGCGAAGCTTTGAACAGCCCTATGTGATGACGGGCGGAGGCCCTTTAAACTCGACTAATTTGCTAGTGTTTTATATCTACAATCAGGCGTTTGCTCAGTTTGATATGGGCTACGCAGCCGCAGCGGCGATCGTATTGCTGGCTGTCACACTGGTATTAGTTTACGTGCAGTTGCAGGTTTCTCAGGAAGAGTCGCCCTAA
- a CDS encoding phosphoribosylglycinamide formyltransferase: protein MDILPIATPNLESAVIISPEVPLVSTVSLRLGVLASGNGSNLEAIAQSITQYQLPAQIQVLIYNNPSALAAKRSDRLGIPKVLLNHRDFASREALDEAIVTTLHQHQVDWVIMAGWMRIVTPVLINAFPNQILNIHPSLLPSFPGIRAVEQALAAGVKIAGCTVHRVITAVDSGSIIMQAAVPVLPHDTPETLSQRIQVQEHIIFPRAIALVAASAKHSP from the coding sequence ATGGATATCTTGCCGATCGCCACGCCTAATTTAGAAAGTGCTGTCATCATCTCCCCCGAGGTGCCGCTCGTTTCAACCGTTTCCTTGCGCTTAGGAGTCTTAGCTTCGGGAAATGGCAGCAACTTAGAAGCGATCGCCCAATCCATCACTCAGTACCAACTTCCCGCCCAAATTCAAGTGCTGATTTACAATAATCCCAGCGCTTTAGCTGCCAAGAGATCTGATCGCCTTGGCATTCCCAAAGTGCTGCTGAATCACCGCGACTTTGCTTCCCGCGAGGCATTGGATGAGGCGATCGTGACAACTTTGCACCAGCATCAGGTTGATTGGGTGATTATGGCAGGCTGGATGCGAATCGTCACCCCCGTTCTAATCAACGCCTTCCCTAACCAAATACTCAATATTCATCCCAGTTTGCTTCCCAGCTTCCCTGGCATTCGGGCTGTAGAGCAAGCATTAGCGGCAGGGGTAAAAATCGCGGGATGTACGGTGCATCGAGTCATCACGGCGGTAGACAGCGGCTCGATTATTATGCAAGCGGCAGTGCCAGTGTTGCCTCATGACACGCCCGAGACGTTGAGCCAACGGATTCAGGTGCAGGAGCATATTATTTTTCCAAGAGCGATCGCCTTAGTAGCAGCATCAGCTAAACATAGCCCTTAG
- a CDS encoding CPXCG motif-containing cysteine-rich protein yields MENMAEYSCAYCGESISTFVDLSAGSQQSYVEDCQVCCQPNILYIQIDEETLEIEISSEPES; encoded by the coding sequence ATGGAAAATATGGCTGAGTATAGCTGCGCCTATTGTGGTGAAAGCATTTCGACGTTTGTAGATTTGAGCGCCGGATCACAGCAGTCTTATGTGGAAGATTGTCAAGTTTGCTGTCAGCCCAATATTTTATACATTCAGATTGATGAGGAGACTCTGGAGATTGAGATTAGCAGTGAGCCTGAGAGCTAA